One genomic region from Vidua macroura isolate BioBank_ID:100142 chromosome 18, ASM2450914v1, whole genome shotgun sequence encodes:
- the SLC8B1 gene encoding mitochondrial sodium/calcium exchanger protein — MGHGATGLAGVLSPAGALPAGPPLLLDVGHTLPPGRDALSHARGLDCWEVRKRNSSEWCQFIRSNPDCRLDGGFLDYLDGVFCVFPPQLLPLAVTLYALWLLYLFIILGVTAEKFFCPNLSAISTNLKLSHNVAGVTFLAFGNGAPDVFSAVVAFSDPRTAGLAIGAVFGAGVFVTTVVAGGIALVKPFTAASRPFLRDVIFYMVAVFLTFVVLYLGRIRLGEALGYLGLYVFYVLTVVLCTWIHRRQRGDGLAPPGAWEPEMPTDVEAPEPPGTNSGDYGEEYRPLLPSRETSLRILASALSPLDYRKWRRKPWYWRLFKAFRVPVELLLLLTVPVVDPDKDDLNWRRPLNCLHILTSPLLCVLTLKSGAYGLYQIQGIFPVWGLVTLVASALALIIFITTSNEEPPKYHCVFAFLGFLASAMWINAAATELVNILRTLGVIFQLSNTVLGLTLLAWGNSIGDTFSDLTMARQGYPRMAFSACFGGIIFNILVGVGLGCLLQMTSSQPLVKLEPDSPLVWVLAGALGLSLAFSLVTVPAQCFQLGKAYGLCLIAYYLLFLSVALLTEFRVIRFPAP, encoded by the exons ATGGGGCACGGGGCCACGGGGCTGGCCGGGGTGCTCAGCCCGGCCGGGGCACTGCCAGCCGGGCCCCCGCTGCTGCTGGACGTGGGGCACACGCTCCCTCCCGGCCGGGATGCTCTGAGCCACGCACGGGGCCTGGAT TGCTGGGAGGTTCGGAAGCGCAACAGCTCCGAGTGGTGCCAGTTCATCCGGAGCAACCCCGACTGCCGGCTGGACGGGGGCTTCCTCGACTACCTCGATGGGGTCTTCTGTGTCTTCCcgccccagctgctgcccctggcTGTCACCCTCTAT GCTCTCTGGCTCCTGTACCTGTTCATCATCCTCGGTGTGACAGCAGAGAAGTT CTTCTGCCCCAATTTATCAGCCATCTCCACCAACCTGAAGCTGTCCCACAACGTGGCA GGTGTCACCTTCCTGGCCTTTGGAAACGGGGCACCTGATGTCTTCAGTGCTGTGGTGGCTTTCTCTGACCCCCggacagcagggctggccaTCGGGGCCGTCTTTG GTGCCGGTGTGTTTGTGACCACGGTGGTGGCCGGGGGCATCGCCCTGGTCAAGCCCTTCACGGCCGCCTCCAGGCCCTTCCTCAGGGATGTCATCTTCTACATGGTGGCCGTCTTCCTCACCTTCGTGGTCCTCTACTTGGGCAGGAtcaggctgggagaggctctgg GTTACCTGGGGCTCTACGTGTTCTACGTGCTCACCGTGGTGCTCTGCACCTGGATCCACCGGCGGCAGCGCGGGGACGGGCTGGCCCCTCCCGGAGCCTGGGAGCCAG AGATGCCGACAGACGTGGAAGCGCCGGAGCCCCCGGGCACAAACAGCGGGGACTATG GGGAGGAGTACCGGCCCCTGCTGCCCTCCCGGGAGACCTCCCTGCGCATCCTCGCCTCGGCCCTCAGCCCCTTGGACTACCGCAAGTGGAGGAGGAAGCCCTGGTACTGGCGGCTCTTCAAGGCCTTCAGG GTGCccgtggagctgctgctgctgctcaccgTTCCCGTTGTGGACCCCGACAAGGATGACCTGAACTGGAGGAGACCCCTCAACTGCCTGCACATCCTCACCAGCCCCCTGCTCTGCGTCCTCACCCTGAAGTCAGGCGCCT ATGGGCTGTACCAGATCCAGGGCATCTTCCCAGTCTGGGGACTGGTCACACTGGTTGCCTCTGCCCTGGCCCTCATCATCTTCATCACCACAAGCAATGAGGAGCCGCCCAAGTATCACTGT GTGTTTGCCTTCCTTGGGTTTTTGGCCAGTGCCATGTGGATCAACGCCGCGGCCACGGAGCTGGTGAACATCCTGCGCACCCTGGGTGTCATCTTCCAGCTCAGCAACACCGTGCTGGGCCTCACACTGCTGGCCTGGGGCAACAGCATCGGGG ACACCTTCTCCGACCTCACCATGGCCCGGCAGGGCTATCCCCGCATGGCCTTCTCCGCCTGCTTCGGGGGCATCATCTTCA ACATCCTGGTCGGcgtggggctgggctgcctgctgcagaTGACCAGCAGCCAGCCGCTGGTGAAG ctGGAGCCTGACAGCCCCCTGGTGTGGGTGCTGGCCGGGGcgctggggctgagcctggcctTCTCCTTGGTGACGGTGCCGGCGCAGtgcttccagctgggaaaggccTATGGGCTCTGCCTCATCGCCTACTACCTGCTGTTCCTCAGCGTGGCCCTGCTCACTGAGTTCAGGGTCATCCGTTTCCCCGCGCCCTGA